Proteins from a genomic interval of Caulobacter sp. NIBR1757:
- a CDS encoding alpha/beta fold hydrolase produces the protein MTRSAPTAPAPEFSTLRAGGRMLRVAVWKARGPKADHGRPLLFFNGIGANIELMAPLADWFPDRDLITFDMPGVGGSPKAVVPYRPSTMAWTARRLLDQLGYDVVDVMGVSWGGGLAQQFAFQFPKRTGRLVLAATSAGVIMVPGDLKALSKMADPKRYVDPEFMRKNFEALYGGEMTGADGHIGRISPPSRSGYLYQLMAMSGWTSVPFLPFVKAPTLVMMGDADKIVPLVNGKFLCALLPNARLEIIKDGGHLFLVSKADISAPLIREFLDEERVRVRRKKAA, from the coding sequence ATGACCCGATCCGCCCCCACTGCCCCCGCTCCGGAATTCTCCACCCTGAGGGCGGGCGGCCGCATGCTGCGGGTCGCGGTCTGGAAGGCCAGGGGCCCCAAGGCCGACCACGGCCGGCCTCTGCTGTTCTTCAACGGCATCGGCGCCAACATCGAGCTCATGGCCCCGCTGGCCGACTGGTTCCCTGACCGCGACCTGATCACCTTCGACATGCCCGGCGTCGGCGGCTCGCCCAAGGCGGTGGTGCCCTACCGCCCCTCGACCATGGCCTGGACCGCCAGGCGCCTGCTCGACCAGCTGGGCTATGACGTCGTCGATGTCATGGGCGTCAGCTGGGGCGGGGGCCTGGCCCAGCAGTTCGCCTTCCAGTTTCCCAAGCGGACCGGCCGCCTGGTGCTGGCCGCCACCTCGGCCGGCGTCATCATGGTGCCCGGCGACCTCAAGGCCCTCAGCAAGATGGCCGACCCCAAGCGCTATGTGGATCCCGAGTTCATGCGCAAGAACTTCGAGGCCCTCTACGGCGGCGAGATGACCGGCGCCGACGGCCACATCGGCCGCATCAGCCCGCCCTCTCGCTCCGGCTACCTCTACCAGCTGATGGCCATGAGCGGCTGGACCAGCGTCCCCTTCCTGCCCTTCGTGAAGGCCCCGACCCTGGTCATGATGGGCGACGCCGACAAGATCGTCCCCCTGGTCAACGGCAAGTTCCTGTGTGCGTTGCTGCCCAACGCCCGGCTGGAGATCATCAAGGACGGCGGCCACCTCTTCCTGGTCTCGAAAGCCGACATCAGCGCCCCGCTGATCCGGGAGTTCCTCGACGAGGAGCGGGTGAGGGTGCGCCGCAAGAAGGCGGCGTGA
- a CDS encoding alpha/beta fold hydrolase — translation MSKPGIRLDAGGATDNAGGLNPIVGVAREDLIGAVGVLLRETAGRPVKTLKHVAKFNGELVKILTGKSELEAAAKDKRFADPAWRYNPLYKGAMQYYLAVQKGVAGWIDDVEFDELERARANFVTGMILDSLSPSNTLVGNPSAIKRAYDTGGGSLMKGLKNAYDDLTKNDGIVSQVDKRPFKVGENVANSPGAVIHRTEMMELIQYQPTTETVSQVPLLIIPPQINKAYVNDLSPDKSMVRYLTSQGIQVFLVSWRNPTKEHAHWGLGDYVDSLIEATDVIANVSGSKTVNVSGACSGGITTATLLSKLQARGDERIGAVSLMVCVLDPDAGDSEAGALVSSHGIEMARQRSAKKGILEGSSLSRTFAWLRPNDLVWNYVINNYLHGDDPPPFDVLFWNNDSTNLTATLHSDYLSVYEHQPFRNHGQVEMAGHKVDLSAVKNDVFVVAGVTDHITPWKACYRLTQLIGSPKVDFVLSQAGHIQALLNPPGNPKAKYFHSAERPGPTIEGWMNGQAEEKAGSWWPFWTQWLTERSGGTKPAPRSLGSKKYKAQEPAPGLYAFD, via the coding sequence ATGAGCAAGCCCGGAATCCGGCTCGACGCCGGCGGAGCCACCGACAACGCCGGGGGTCTCAATCCGATCGTCGGCGTGGCGCGGGAGGACCTGATCGGGGCCGTCGGCGTGCTGTTGCGGGAAACCGCCGGCCGGCCGGTGAAGACCCTCAAGCATGTCGCCAAATTCAACGGCGAACTGGTCAAGATCCTGACCGGCAAGTCCGAGCTGGAGGCCGCGGCGAAGGACAAGCGCTTCGCCGACCCGGCCTGGCGCTACAACCCGCTCTACAAGGGCGCCATGCAATACTATCTGGCGGTCCAGAAGGGCGTCGCCGGCTGGATCGACGACGTCGAGTTCGACGAACTGGAACGGGCCCGGGCCAACTTCGTCACCGGCATGATCCTCGACAGCCTGTCGCCTTCGAACACCCTGGTCGGCAACCCCTCGGCCATCAAGCGCGCCTACGACACCGGCGGCGGCTCGCTGATGAAGGGGCTGAAGAACGCCTACGACGACCTGACCAAGAACGACGGCATCGTCAGCCAGGTCGACAAACGCCCCTTCAAGGTCGGCGAGAATGTCGCCAACAGCCCGGGCGCCGTCATCCATCGCACCGAGATGATGGAGCTGATCCAGTACCAGCCGACCACCGAAACGGTCAGCCAGGTCCCGCTGCTGATCATCCCGCCGCAGATCAACAAGGCCTACGTCAACGACCTGTCGCCGGACAAGTCGATGGTCCGCTACCTGACCAGCCAGGGCATCCAAGTCTTCCTCGTCAGCTGGCGCAACCCGACCAAGGAGCATGCCCACTGGGGCCTCGGCGACTATGTCGACAGCCTGATCGAGGCCACCGACGTCATCGCCAACGTCAGCGGCAGTAAGACGGTCAACGTCTCCGGCGCCTGCTCGGGCGGCATCACCACCGCCACCCTGCTCAGCAAGCTGCAGGCGCGCGGCGACGAGCGCATCGGCGCCGTCTCCCTGATGGTCTGCGTCCTCGACCCCGACGCCGGCGATTCCGAAGCCGGCGCCCTGGTCTCCAGCCACGGCATCGAGATGGCCCGCCAGCGCTCGGCCAAGAAGGGCATCCTGGAAGGCTCCAGCCTGTCGCGCACCTTCGCCTGGCTACGCCCGAACGATCTGGTCTGGAACTACGTCATCAACAACTATCTGCATGGCGACGATCCGCCGCCGTTCGACGTGCTCTTCTGGAACAACGACAGCACCAACCTGACCGCCACCCTGCACAGCGACTACCTGTCGGTCTACGAGCACCAGCCGTTCCGCAACCACGGCCAGGTCGAGATGGCCGGCCACAAGGTCGATCTGTCGGCGGTCAAGAACGATGTCTTCGTTGTCGCCGGCGTCACCGACCACATCACCCCGTGGAAGGCCTGTTACCGGCTGACGCAACTCATCGGCTCGCCGAAGGTTGACTTCGTCCTCAGCCAGGCCGGCCACATCCAGGCCCTGCTCAACCCGCCGGGAAACCCCAAGGCCAAGTATTTTCACAGCGCCGAGCGTCCCGGTCCGACGATCGAGGGCTGGATGAACGGCCAGGCCGAGGAAAAGGCGGGGTCCTGGTGGCCCTTCTGGACCCAGTGGCTGACCGAGCGGTCCGGCGGCACGAAACCTGCTCCCAGGAGCCTCGGCTCGAAAAAGTACAAGGCGCAAGAGCCCGCCCCCGGCCTCTACGCGTTCGACTGA
- a CDS encoding TetR/AcrR family transcriptional regulator, whose protein sequence is MKTRDRILEASRELFNAEGVGPLSAVDIASALGMSAGHLYYHFKGKPQILAELMALHAAEIEMVLEAMREAIAARPDIETLWTHVHILVEEAWDARFFWREPALALGNEAAAAAARRVMTGLVSGLGDALRRLHDKGAIKAKAEARDGLAGQLATGIVFHAIALDLRGDTGPPRELVARAAAQVMLPAAGLAC, encoded by the coding sequence ATGAAGACGCGCGACCGCATCCTCGAAGCCTCGCGGGAGCTGTTCAACGCCGAGGGCGTCGGGCCGCTGTCGGCGGTCGATATCGCCTCGGCCCTGGGGATGAGCGCCGGCCACCTCTACTACCATTTCAAGGGCAAGCCCCAGATCCTGGCCGAGCTGATGGCCCTGCACGCCGCCGAGATCGAGATGGTGCTGGAGGCCATGAGGGAGGCCATCGCCGCCCGGCCGGACATCGAAACCCTGTGGACGCATGTTCACATCCTCGTCGAGGAGGCCTGGGACGCCCGCTTCTTCTGGCGCGAACCGGCCCTGGCGCTCGGCAACGAGGCGGCGGCGGCGGCGGCCAGGCGGGTGATGACGGGCCTGGTTTCGGGGCTGGGAGACGCCCTCAGGCGCCTGCACGACAAGGGGGCGATCAAGGCGAAGGCGGAGGCGCGGGACGGGCTGGCGGGCCAGCTTGCCACCGGCATTGTGTTCCACGCCATCGCGCTCGACTTGAGGGGTGACACTGGGCCGCCGCGGGAGCTCGTGGCTCGGGCGGCGGCCCAGGTCATGCTTCCGGCGGCCGGACTCGCCTGCTGA
- a CDS encoding phasin family protein, whose amino-acid sequence MAAAKKTKTDKKPQAETGADLDIARKIWLAGVGAYGRAFTEAAASAEKLAHGATEAFDQLVAKGEVIEDEVRDRIAKAPTGKKVVSLVNDLTKQSKDRRAALEERVGKVRKSLTEAFAPYNLAALGEAVQALTAQVEALTGEVAALKAEKASKKTAAPKTDEAA is encoded by the coding sequence ATGGCCGCCGCCAAGAAGACCAAGACCGACAAGAAGCCGCAAGCCGAGACCGGCGCCGACCTCGACATCGCCCGCAAGATCTGGCTGGCCGGCGTCGGCGCCTATGGCCGCGCCTTCACCGAAGCTGCCGCCAGCGCCGAGAAGCTGGCCCACGGCGCCACCGAAGCCTTCGACCAGCTGGTCGCCAAGGGTGAAGTGATCGAGGACGAGGTCCGCGACCGCATCGCCAAGGCGCCGACCGGCAAGAAGGTCGTCAGCCTGGTCAATGATCTGACCAAGCAGTCGAAGGATCGCCGCGCCGCCCTCGAAGAGCGTGTCGGCAAGGTTCGCAAGTCGCTGACCGAGGCCTTCGCCCCCTACAACCTCGCCGCCCTCGGCGAGGCCGTGCAGGCCCTGACCGCCCAGGTCGAAGCCCTGACCGGCGAAGTCGCCGCCCTCAAGGCCGAGAAGGCCAGCAAGAAGACCGCCGCGCCGAAGACCGACGAAGCGGCCTAA
- a CDS encoding alpha/beta hydrolase yields the protein MARKRPKGVLELGWACVESGFAGRFEHVPTAELYEESVVKRISMPCGGDHGWTLSALTTPRDKPAPWKIVVVTGAPSWAEYWAPVLAALPQDREMVVVDRPGYAGSQPVEYVGDIRVQAEALMPLLQVAPGQKLLLVGQSYGAAISSLMAARRPRGLAGLVLLSGYLGDPGPTARMLVKLGQVLLRVLPVPRDLRNAVLEVAGQPGQLIHMRSALERIGVPIHLIHGDLDDFAPIETAETLVKETRTLRPMRFRRVPGGNHFLNDGPAEDLIAELEACLPQQRPVLATLGERLADVADAARFLWADLFSRKRAAAAA from the coding sequence GTGGCGCGCAAACGCCCCAAGGGAGTGCTGGAACTGGGCTGGGCCTGTGTCGAGAGCGGCTTTGCCGGCCGCTTCGAGCATGTGCCGACGGCCGAGCTCTATGAGGAGAGCGTCGTCAAGCGCATCTCCATGCCCTGCGGCGGCGACCACGGCTGGACCCTGTCGGCCCTGACCACCCCGCGCGACAAGCCCGCCCCCTGGAAGATCGTGGTCGTCACCGGCGCGCCCAGCTGGGCCGAATACTGGGCCCCGGTGCTGGCCGCCCTGCCCCAGGACCGCGAGATGGTGGTGGTCGACCGGCCCGGCTATGCCGGCAGCCAGCCGGTGGAATATGTCGGTGACATCCGCGTGCAGGCCGAGGCCCTGATGCCCCTTCTGCAGGTGGCTCCCGGCCAGAAGCTCCTGCTGGTCGGCCAATCCTACGGCGCCGCCATCTCCAGCCTGATGGCCGCCCGCCGGCCCAGGGGGCTGGCCGGGCTGGTGCTGCTGAGCGGCTACCTGGGCGACCCCGGCCCGACGGCGCGGATGCTGGTCAAGCTCGGTCAGGTTCTGCTGCGCGTGCTGCCCGTGCCGCGCGATCTGCGCAACGCCGTGCTGGAGGTGGCCGGCCAGCCTGGCCAGCTGATCCACATGCGCTCGGCGCTGGAACGGATCGGCGTCCCCATCCATCTGATCCACGGCGACCTCGACGACTTCGCCCCGATCGAGACGGCCGAGACCCTGGTCAAGGAAACCCGCACCCTGCGCCCCATGAGGTTCCGCCGCGTGCCGGGCGGCAATCACTTCCTCAACGACGGCCCGGCCGAGGACCTGATCGCCGAACTGGAAGCCTGCCTGCCGCAACAGCGGCCGGTGCTGGCGACGCTGGGCGAGCGGCTGGCTGACGTGGCCGATGCGGCCCGTTTCCTGTGGGCCGATCTGTTCAGCCGCAAGCGCGCCGCAGCGGCGGCGTAG
- a CDS encoding EAL domain-containing protein — translation MLRLRDAINPVAPARPEDYGGVLYDRFRGEPDTLIIPVIDEAGRPVGLLDRNSFFLRMAAEYGRALYARRPISELMNHEPLLVDVDVPLADFTADSLSARPSELLSGFIVTQDGYYIGVGTILELLQASSDANRRVARALAEASGEAHRARKFMTEIVESMPAVVFVKRASDLRYVLLNRAGEQMLGYSREEMIGKTDADFYEPDLAAVYRDRDLEVIASGEVKVIEEDNIPRQDGAVVTLRTKKRAILGPDGQPEYLIGVSEDISERKRAEAQIARLAHYDPLTELPNRVLFQQSLREALSRSVRQGETVAVHCIDLDRFKIVNDTLGHPAGDALLRAAGERLRGCVREGDTVARLGGDEFAVVQCGVSHGADASRLAMRIVEAMAQPFDIQGHQVVAGASVGVALSPQDGLEPDELLQKADMALYRAKHEGRGSFHFFERAMDETLQARRLLELDLRRALGAGEFALHYQPIYSLTEDRVTGCEALVRWHHPERGMISPAEFVPLAEEIGLIGALGDWVLREACREAGSWPTHIRLAVNLSPIQFRDRHLVGSVISSLAASGLNPRRLELEITESVLLQDSAANLAVLHDLKSLGVRISMDDFGTGYSSLSYLRSFPFDKIKIDQTFVRDITDDPDALAIIKAVTDLGAGLGIVTTAEGVESHEQLDQLRRHGCQEIQGYVISRPVPASELAALLGPKPAEMDIRPEEVNPTPPLRRACG, via the coding sequence ATGTTGAGACTGCGCGACGCCATTAATCCCGTGGCTCCCGCCCGCCCGGAAGACTACGGTGGCGTCCTCTATGACCGGTTCCGCGGCGAGCCGGACACCTTGATCATTCCGGTTATCGACGAGGCCGGCCGGCCGGTCGGCCTGCTCGACCGCAACAGCTTCTTCCTGCGCATGGCCGCCGAGTACGGCCGGGCGCTATATGCCCGCCGGCCGATCTCCGAACTGATGAACCACGAGCCGTTGCTGGTCGATGTCGATGTGCCGCTCGCCGACTTCACCGCCGACAGCCTGTCGGCCCGGCCCTCCGAACTGCTCAGCGGCTTCATCGTCACCCAGGACGGCTACTATATCGGGGTCGGCACGATCCTGGAGCTGCTGCAGGCCTCCAGCGACGCCAATCGCCGGGTCGCCCGCGCCCTGGCCGAGGCCAGTGGCGAGGCGCACCGGGCCCGCAAGTTCATGACCGAAATCGTCGAATCGATGCCGGCCGTGGTCTTCGTCAAACGCGCCAGCGACCTTCGCTACGTCCTGCTCAACCGGGCCGGCGAACAGATGCTCGGCTACAGCCGCGAAGAGATGATCGGCAAGACCGACGCCGACTTCTACGAACCGGACCTTGCCGCCGTCTATCGGGACCGCGACCTTGAGGTCATCGCCTCCGGCGAGGTCAAGGTGATCGAGGAGGACAACATCCCCCGCCAGGATGGCGCCGTCGTCACCCTGCGCACCAAGAAGCGGGCCATCCTCGGGCCCGATGGCCAGCCCGAATACCTGATCGGCGTCTCGGAGGACATTTCAGAGCGCAAGCGGGCCGAGGCCCAGATCGCCCGCCTGGCCCACTACGATCCGCTGACCGAGCTGCCCAACCGGGTGCTGTTCCAGCAGTCGCTGCGCGAGGCGCTGAGCCGCTCGGTGCGCCAGGGTGAGACCGTCGCCGTTCACTGCATCGATCTGGACCGCTTCAAGATCGTCAACGACACCCTCGGACACCCGGCCGGCGACGCCCTGCTGCGGGCCGCCGGCGAGCGCCTGCGCGGGTGCGTGCGGGAGGGCGATACGGTCGCCCGTCTCGGCGGCGACGAATTCGCGGTCGTCCAATGCGGCGTCTCGCACGGCGCCGACGCCAGCCGCCTGGCCATGCGCATCGTCGAGGCCATGGCCCAGCCCTTCGACATCCAGGGCCATCAGGTCGTGGCCGGGGCCAGCGTCGGCGTCGCCCTCTCCCCGCAGGACGGTCTGGAGCCGGACGAGCTGTTGCAGAAGGCCGACATGGCCCTCTACCGCGCCAAGCACGAGGGCAGGGGCTCCTTCCACTTCTTCGAACGGGCCATGGACGAGACCCTGCAGGCCCGCCGCCTGCTCGAGCTGGACCTGCGCCGCGCCCTGGGGGCCGGAGAGTTCGCCCTGCACTACCAGCCCATCTATAGCCTGACGGAGGATCGCGTCACCGGCTGCGAGGCCCTGGTTCGTTGGCATCATCCCGAGCGCGGCATGATCTCGCCGGCCGAATTCGTGCCGCTGGCCGAGGAGATCGGCCTGATCGGCGCCTTGGGCGACTGGGTGCTGCGCGAGGCCTGCCGCGAGGCCGGGTCCTGGCCGACCCACATCCGTCTGGCCGTCAACCTCTCGCCGATCCAGTTCCGCGACCGGCATCTGGTCGGATCCGTGATCTCCTCCCTCGCCGCGTCCGGCCTCAATCCCCGCCGACTGGAGCTGGAGATCACCGAGTCCGTGCTGCTGCAGGACAGCGCCGCCAACCTGGCCGTGTTGCACGACCTGAAGTCGCTGGGCGTGCGCATATCGATGGACGACTTCGGCACCGGCTACAGCTCGCTGAGCTACCTGCGCAGCTTTCCGTTCGACAAGATCAAGATCGACCAGACCTTCGTGCGCGACATCACCGACGACCCGGATGCCCTGGCCATCATCAAGGCGGTCACCGACCTGGGCGCCGGCCTCGGCATCGTCACCACCGCCGAGGGCGTCGAGAGCCACGAACAGCTCGACCAGCTACGCCGTCACGGCTGCCAGGAAATCCAGGGCTATGTAATCAGCCGCCCGGTGCCGGCCTCCGAACTGGCGGCTTTGCTCGGACCGAAGCCGGCAGAGATGGATATTCGGCCCGAGGAGGTGAACCCTACGCCGCCGCTGCGGCGCGCTTGCGGCTGA
- a CDS encoding nitronate monooxygenase family protein codes for MAIRTRFTELFGVEHPIAQGGMQWVGKAELVAAVANAGALGFITALTQPTPEDLAREIQRTKDLTDKPFGVNLTILPAIKPPPYAEYRAAIIESGITMVETAGYKPQEHVDHFKQHGIKVIHKCTAVRHALSAERMGVDAISIDGFECAGHPGEDDIPGLILIPAAANKVKIPMLASGGFGDARGLVAALALGADGINMGTRFCVTKEAPIPDSFKAQMVANDERQTDLIFRTLHNTARVMRNQVSQEVVQIERAGGAKFEDVQHLVAGTRGRDALANGDTDGGIWSAGMVQGIIDDIPSCKDLIDRIISEAEDLIRGRLESMVSSPKLVAAE; via the coding sequence ATGGCCATCCGCACCCGCTTCACCGAGCTGTTCGGCGTCGAGCATCCGATCGCCCAGGGCGGCATGCAGTGGGTTGGCAAGGCCGAACTGGTCGCCGCCGTCGCCAACGCCGGGGCGCTGGGCTTCATCACCGCCCTGACCCAGCCGACGCCGGAGGACCTGGCCAGGGAGATCCAGCGCACCAAGGATCTGACCGACAAACCGTTCGGCGTGAACCTGACCATCCTGCCGGCCATCAAGCCGCCGCCCTACGCCGAATACCGCGCCGCCATCATCGAGAGCGGCATCACCATGGTCGAAACCGCCGGCTACAAGCCGCAGGAGCACGTCGACCACTTCAAGCAGCACGGCATCAAGGTCATCCACAAATGCACCGCCGTCCGCCACGCCCTGTCGGCCGAGCGGATGGGCGTCGACGCCATCTCCATCGACGGCTTCGAATGCGCCGGTCACCCGGGTGAGGACGACATCCCCGGCCTGATCCTGATCCCCGCGGCTGCCAACAAGGTGAAGATTCCGATGCTGGCTTCCGGCGGCTTCGGCGACGCGCGGGGCCTGGTGGCCGCGCTGGCGCTGGGCGCCGACGGCATCAACATGGGCACCCGCTTCTGCGTGACCAAGGAAGCGCCGATCCCGGACAGCTTCAAGGCCCAGATGGTCGCCAATGACGAGCGCCAGACCGACCTGATCTTCCGCACCCTGCACAACACCGCCCGGGTCATGCGCAACCAGGTCAGCCAGGAAGTGGTCCAGATCGAGCGGGCCGGCGGCGCCAAGTTCGAGGACGTCCAGCATCTGGTCGCCGGCACCCGCGGCCGCGACGCGCTTGCCAACGGCGACACCGACGGCGGCATCTGGTCGGCCGGCATGGTCCAGGGGATCATCGACGACATCCCCAGCTGCAAGGACCTGATCGACCGCATCATCAGCGAGGCCGAGGACCTGATCCGCGGCCGGTTGGAGAGCATGGTCTCCAGCCCGAAGCTGGTGGCGGCCGAGTAG
- a CDS encoding response regulator, which translates to MESTDTATTPVAGEAGLAPGTIFNLSRAIVMVVDDNAFSLRLTTQTLLGFGIKTRYLCTDAQAAVDILKASTVDLVIVDCDMPGPDGYDMVSWLRRSGLDPNAFVPVLMISGHTRASQVTKARDCGANFIVTRPITPAILLERILWMARDPRPFVQAGEYVGPDRRFNDPEPPRGQVERRADRLRGKSTLSDEAGGSAEGGS; encoded by the coding sequence ATGGAATCGACAGACACAGCAACGACACCGGTGGCGGGCGAGGCCGGGCTGGCCCCCGGCACGATCTTCAACCTGTCGCGCGCCATCGTCATGGTGGTCGACGACAATGCCTTCTCCCTGCGCCTGACCACCCAGACCCTGCTCGGATTCGGCATCAAGACCCGCTACCTGTGCACCGACGCCCAGGCCGCCGTCGACATCCTGAAGGCGTCGACGGTCGATCTGGTGATCGTCGACTGCGACATGCCCGGCCCCGACGGCTACGACATGGTCTCGTGGTTGCGCCGGTCCGGCCTCGACCCCAACGCCTTCGTGCCGGTCCTGATGATCTCCGGCCACACCCGCGCCTCGCAGGTGACCAAGGCCCGCGATTGCGGGGCCAACTTCATCGTCACCCGGCCGATCACCCCCGCCATCCTGCTGGAGCGGATCCTGTGGATGGCCCGCGACCCGCGCCCCTTCGTCCAGGCGGGCGAATACGTCGGCCCCGACCGTCGCTTCAACGATCCGGAACCGCCCCGGGGCCAGGTCGAGCGCCGGGCCGATCGTCTTCGCGGGAAATCAACCCTTTCAGACGAGGCTGGCGGTTCAGCGGAGGGCGGATCGTGA
- a CDS encoding acetyl-CoA carboxylase carboxyltransferase subunit alpha: protein MVHHYLDFERPIAELEGKIEELSKLSESAGASSFETEIDSLRGRLDDLRREAYSKLDPWQKTQVARHPQRPHFVDFLSGLIEEFVELRGDRKFADDQAILGGLGRFRGVPVLVIGQEKGHDTTTRLKHNFGMARPEGYRKAVRLMDMAEQFNLPVLSFVDTAGAYPGLGAEERGQAEAIARGTERCLTLKVPMIATVTGEGMSGGAIGIAAANRVLIMEHGIYSVISPEGAASILWRDGARARDAATQMHITAQDLIKTGVVDRIIDEPPGGAHSDPAEAIRLVGDVIDDELKLLLNLTPEQLLVQRAERYYAIGRTAPA from the coding sequence ATGGTCCATCACTATCTCGACTTCGAACGGCCGATCGCCGAACTGGAAGGCAAGATCGAGGAGCTGTCCAAGCTCTCCGAGTCGGCCGGCGCCAGTTCCTTCGAGACCGAGATCGACTCCCTGCGCGGCCGCCTCGACGATCTGCGGCGCGAGGCCTATTCCAAACTCGATCCCTGGCAGAAGACCCAGGTCGCCCGCCATCCGCAGCGTCCTCACTTTGTCGACTTCCTCAGCGGCCTGATCGAGGAGTTCGTCGAGCTTCGCGGCGACCGCAAGTTCGCCGACGACCAGGCCATCCTCGGCGGCCTCGGCCGCTTCCGGGGCGTCCCCGTCCTCGTCATCGGCCAGGAGAAGGGCCACGACACCACCACCCGGCTGAAGCACAACTTCGGCATGGCCCGGCCCGAAGGCTACCGCAAGGCCGTCCGGTTGATGGACATGGCCGAGCAGTTCAACCTGCCGGTGCTCAGCTTCGTCGACACCGCCGGCGCCTATCCGGGCCTCGGCGCCGAGGAACGCGGCCAGGCCGAGGCCATCGCCCGCGGCACCGAGCGCTGCCTGACCCTCAAGGTCCCGATGATCGCCACCGTCACCGGCGAGGGCATGAGCGGCGGGGCCATCGGCATCGCCGCCGCCAACCGCGTGCTGATCATGGAGCACGGCATCTATTCGGTGATCAGCCCCGAGGGCGCCGCCTCCATCCTCTGGCGCGACGGCGCCCGGGCCCGGGACGCCGCCACCCAGATGCACATCACCGCCCAGGACCTGATCAAGACCGGGGTCGTCGACCGCATCATCGACGAGCCGCCGGGCGGCGCGCACAGCGACCCGGCCGAGGCCATCCGATTGGTCGGCGATGTCATCGACGACGAGCTGAAGCTGCTGCTGAACCTGACGCCCGAACAGCTGCTCGTCCAGCGGGCCGAGCGCTACTACGCCATCGGCCGCACCGCCCCGGCCTGA